CAATCAATCCCAGCAGTTTTTTATGCGCCGCCAATCCTGCGGCGCCATGCGCATGATAAGCCTCCAGCGCCACCATCAAGCCCGGGGCAATCTTTTCATGAATCATGTCCGATCTCCGTGATCACCTTCACTAACTCGGTAATACACCTCGCCGTTTTCTAAGCCACACCCCCTAATAATGTATCCATTTTATTTTTAAAAGCAAGCACGATTTGTGTAACAAAAAACCCCGTCTCGTTGCCGAAGCGGGGTCCTTGTTTCGGAAAAGTTTTGATTACGATGACAACTTCGTCACTTTCGTGGCTTGCCAACCTTTGGGGCCTTTTTCGACTTCGAATTGCACCTCATCGCCCTCTTGCAATGATTTGTAACCCTCGCCGACGATGGCCTTGTAGTGGACAAAAACATCCTCGCCATTTTCGCGTGCGATAAAGCCGTACCCCTTGGAGTTGTTGAACCACTTCACTTTTCCCGTCTCCATAGGAAACGCCCTTTCTTAAAAAAACGGTATACTGTTATTTACGCTCAAAATTTAAAAAGTATATTTTTAAAAAGCAACGTTTAATTTTTTATAGACCGGCAAAAAATTTCACGGATGAAACAGTTAAATCAAACAGCGGTGCCCAGTACGCGCCCAGTAAAACAGTGGGGATGGCCAGGGCCGCCAGCAAAATCAGCGCGGCCGGTGAAACGGCGAGACGAGTCAGTGGCATGTCGGCGGCTTCCAAATACATCGCTTTGAAAATGCGCGCGTAATAAAACAGCGAGACCACGGTGTTGATGACGGCGACAATCGCGAGCCAGACGTATTGCTCTCCACCGCGGACCAGCGCTGCAAGCAGGTAGAATTTCCCGATAAAGCCAATCGTCACCGGCAAACCGGTCAAGGAAAACAGAAAAATCGTCATCGCCGCCGCGACCGCCGGGGCGCGAAAACCAAGGCCGCGATAATCCTCGAGGCGCTCGCTTTTGATCAAATCCTGGCAAATGATGACCACGAGAAAGGCGCCGAGGTTCATCAAATAATAGGCGGCGAGATAAAACATCGTGGCATAAATGCCCTCACGTGTGAGCAGGACGGTTCCCATCAGCGCGTAACCGGCGTGCGCAATGCTCGAATAAGCGAGAAGACGTTTGAGATTATTTTGTTTGATGGCGATCAAGTTGCCGAGCGTCATCGTTGCCGCAGAGATCACGGCAAGAAGCTGCGGCCAGTTGATATCCGCCGCCGGGTACCAAATCGCGCCGTCTTCAGTGGTCGAAAGCGCGGTGTTGAAAAAACGAATCAACAAGGCGAAGCCTGCAGCTTTGGGGCCGACACTGAAAAAGGCCGTGACCGGCGTCGGCGCGCCCTCGTAAACATCCGGCGCCCAAAAATGAAACGGCACCGAAGCGATTTTGTAACCAAAGCCCGCAAGGATCAACAGCACGGAAACAAACAACGTCAAGGAATCCGGCTGAGACGTGGCCAAAATCCTGGAGATTTCGACGATGTTCAACGAGCCGGTCAATCCGTACAGCAGCGAAAAACCGTACAGCATCAAGCCGGAGGAAAACGCGCCGTAGATCGTATATTTCAATCCAGCCTCGCTCGAACGCTTGACGGTTTTCA
The candidate division KSB1 bacterium DNA segment above includes these coding regions:
- a CDS encoding cold shock domain-containing protein, which encodes METGKVKWFNNSKGYGFIARENGEDVFVHYKAIVGEGYKSLQEGDEVQFEVEKGPKGWQATKVTKLSS
- a CDS encoding NADH-quinone oxidoreductase subunit N yields the protein MDFTASLQNNIASLSYFIPEFILLGLMLVLMIVDILIKREKTPWLGIIALIGSVIALIAVFAQASLEPKGLFNNMMAVDPFSWFFKILFLGGMVMVVFLSMSSLELAGRNVGEYFILITATTLGMFWMASATNLLTIFISIETVSISSFALACYLKTVKRSSEAGLKYTIYGAFSSGLMLYGFSLLYGLTGSLNIVEISRILATSQPDSLTLFVSVLLILAGFGYKIASVPFHFWAPDVYEGAPTPVTAFFSVGPKAAGFALLIRFFNTALSTTEDGAIWYPAADINWPQLLAVISAATMTLGNLIAIKQNNLKRLLAYSSIAHAGYALMGTVLLTREGIYATMFYLAAYYLMNLGAFLVVIICQDLIKSERLEDYRGLGFRAPAVAAAMTIFLFSLTGLPVTIGFIGKFYLLAALVRGGEQYVWLAIVAVINTVVSLFYYARIFKAMYLEAADMPLTRLAVSPAALILLAALAIPTVLLGAYWAPLFDLTVSSVKFFAGL